A window of Devosia chinhatensis genomic DNA:
GGCTCGGGTTATAGGCTGAGGGCGAGGAGGCAACAATGTCGGCGAGAACACTAAGCGTCCAGTCCCGCTGACTTTATTGCAAAGGCGTAGCATTGCGCCGTTTCCTTGAGACGATCGAACCGCCCGGAGGCGCCAGCATGGCCGGCGCCCATATTCGTCTTGAGATATAATGGCGCGTCGCCGGTCTTGGTTGCCCGCAGCTTGGCGACCCATTTGGCCGGCTCCCAATAGGTCACGCGCGGGTCGGTCAGTCCGGCCAGCGCCAGAATTGGCGGATAGGCCTGCGCGCTGACCGTCTCATAGGGCGCATAGGCTGCGATGCGCTCGTAGTCGATGGCCGAGGTGATCGGATTGCCCCATTCCGGCCATTCCGGCGGGGTCAGCGGAAGGGTGTCGTCCAGCATGGTGTTGAGCACGTCCACGAAGGGGACCTGGGCGATAATGCCGCCCCAAAGGTCGGGACGCATATTGGCGATGGCCCCCATGAGCATGCCGCCGGCCGAGCCGCCCTGGGCGACAATTTTGCCCTTTGCGGTGTAGCCCTGATCGATCAACATCTCTGCCGCAGCGATGAAATCGGTAAACGTATTGGTCTTGTGCTCGCGCCGACCCTGCCGATACCAGCGATACCCTTTCTCCATGCCGCCCCGGATATGGGCGGTGGCGTGAATGAAACCACGATCGACCAGCGACAGGATCGAAACCGAGAACGCCGCCGGCATCGACATGCCATAGGCGCCGTAGCCATAGAGCAGGGTAGGATTGGAGCCGTCCAGCACGAGGTTCTTGCGATAAAGCACCGTCACCGGAACGAGCTCGCCATCGGCTGCGGTCGCAAAAAGGCGACGGGTCTCGTAATGGTCCGGGTCATGGCCTGAAGGCACTTCCTGGGTCTTGAGCAGGGTCCGTTGGCCGCTGTCGAGATCCACATCGTAGACCTGGCTCGGCGTCGTCGGCGAGGAATAGCTCAGGCGGAAGACGGACGTATCGAACTCGTAGCCGGTCGACATGCCCAGCGAATAGGCCTCCTCTTTGAAGCCAACGATTGCCTCTCGGCCGGTGCGCAGGTCACGGGCGACGATGCGCGGCAGCCCGTCTTCCCGTTCCAGGCGCAGCATGTGGTTCCTGAGCAAGGCCACATCAAGTATGAGGACACCCTCGCGATGCGGCACCAGGTCCTGCCATCCATTGGCGCCGGGCTCCTCTGCGGAAACCGTGACGATCTTGTAGTCCTCGGCACCTTCGGCATTGGTGCGGATATAGAGGACGCCCTCGCGCTCATCGACTTCGTACTCTCGGTCTATGAGGCGCGGTGCCACCAGGCGCGGGGCCCCGCCCTTATTGGCGTCGATCAGATAAACTTCGCTGGTCTGGTGATCATGGGCATCGATAATGATGAAACGACCGGACAGCGTCTTGCCGACACCGACGAAAAAGCCAGGGTCCTTTTCCTCATAGATGATTGGATCGGCATCCTGCGGCGTGCCCAGGTCATGCCGCCGAATGCGGTAGGGCCGATGGTTGTCGTCATATTCGGTATAGTAGATCGAACGACTGTCATTGGACCAGACGTAGGACCCGGCGGTTTCGCGGATCACGTCGTCGCTGTCCGCACCGGTCTCAAGATCGCGCAGCACGATGTCGTAATATTCCGAACCGGCGCGGTCGGCGGCCCAGGCCAATATCGTGTGGGACGGATCGTGGCTGGCCCCGGCAAAGCCGAAATAGCCCTCGCCGGCTTCGATATTGCAGTCGAGAAGCACAGCTTCCGCGCCACCCTCGCGCGGCGTACGGACGATCTGGGGGTATTGCTTCCCCTCGAGCATGCGCGAATTGTAGGCGAACGGACCATCGGGCGACGGCACGCCGCTGTCGTCTTCCTTTATGCGACCGCGAATTTCCTTATAAATCTGGTCCTGCAGGTCAGCCGTCTTTTGGCCGAACTGGGACTCGTAATAATCATTCTCGGCATCGAGATAGGCCCGGATTTCGCTGTCCAGCGTCTCCGGCTTCTGCATGACCTCCTGCCAGTTTTCCGCCCGCAGCCAGGCATAAGGATCGTCGCGCTCGATAGAATGGTGGGTGTGGGAATGGGCAACGATCTTGGCGACGGGTGGCTTGGCCTGGGTCATATGGTCTCCGCAGGATAGGGGCGGCGCAATGGGCCGCTGGGGAAGCTTGCATGGACATAGGATGCCCCGCGCCGCATTGCCACCCCCGGAAATGGTTGAAAACGCATAGGCCATAGGTCGAATTGTGAGGCTTTGAGCTTGTTCGACCCAGCGGCATCGCTAAGGTCACACCCGCAAATTCCGCTGAATCAGTCCTGTCCGAAGGTTTGCACGTTTGGGGTCCTCCTCCGATTTTGGTATCGCGTTCGTCGCCATGGCGCCGTTTCTGGCCGCCATTCTGGCGCCAATGGTCTGCCGACTGGCCGGGCGGCTGAGCGGTTGGGTCCTCGCTGGGGTACCGGCCGCCATCTTCGCCTACCTTCTTGGCCTTGCTCCCGCGATCATCCCTGGTAACACTGTCGCCGTCGGCCTCGACTGGGTTCCGGAGCAGGGCATCAATCTCAGCTTTTTCGTCGACGGGCTGAGCCTGGTTTTTGCGCTCACCATCTCCGGTGTGGGTGCCCTCATCGTGCTGTATGCGGCCAGTTATCTGGCCGGACATGCCCATCGCGGCCGGTTTCTCGGCTTCATGCTGGCCTTCATGGGCGCCATGCTGGGGCTCGTTCTTTCCGACAGTTTGCTGTGCCTCTTCGTGTTCTGGGAACTGACCTCGATCACCTCATTCCTGCTGATCGGCTTTGACCACACCCGGCAGGCGGCACGGCGCGGGGCCATCCAGGCGCTGGTCATCACCAATATCGGCGGCATGTTTCTTTTGGCGGGTTCCGTGCTGGTGCACCAGATCGCCGGCTTCTGGGAACTGAGTGCCCTGCGCGCCACCGGCGATCTCATGCGCGATCATGCGCTTTATGGTCTCGTGCTGCTCTGCTTTGTGGGCGCAGCCTTCACCAAATCGGCGCAGTTCCCGCTGCATTTCTGGCTGCCCAATGCCATGGAGGCGCCAACCCCGGTTTCCGCGTTTCTGCATTCGGCGACCATGGTGCAGGCCGGGGTTTATCTCCTCGCCCGGATGACGCCTGTCCTGGGCGGGACCGAGAGCTGGGGTCTCATTCTTGTGAGCTTCGGCAGTGTCACGTTGATCTGGGGCGCCCTTGGCGCGCTCAAGCAGACCGATCTCAAGCAGATCCTGGCCCAGACGACCATCGCCTCGCTCGGGCTTCTGGTCGTGCTGATCGGCCTGGGGAGCGAGGCGGCCATTGCAGGCATGGTGGTGTATTTCGTCGCCCATGCCTTCTATAAGGCCGGGCTTTTCATGGTCGCGGGGGCGATTGATCATGAGACCGGCACCCGAGACATCACAGCTTTGGGTGGTCTGGCCGACAAGATGCCAGTGACCTTTATCGGCGCCGCCCTGGCGGCTTTGTCGATGATCGGCTTGCCTTTGACGGTCGGCTATTTCGCCAAGGAAGAAATGTATCTCGGCCTGATGTCAGGCGATGCTGCGAGCCTTCTGGTTCTCGCCATATTGGTTGCGGGCAATGCCATGCTCGCGGCAATAGCCCTGATCGTGATGATCCGCCCCTTCCTCGGCCCGGTTGTGCCCACCCCGCGATCCGCGCATGAAGCGCCCCTGCCCATGCTGGTCGGCCCGATCGTGCTGGGTGGAGCCGGCATCGTGGCGGGCGTCCTGCCCGATTGGCTGGGGCACGACGTGCTTGTCCCGGCGGCATCCGCCATTCTCGGAACGGCGGTGGAAAGTCACCTGACGCTGGCGCTCGATGTCACCAGTCTCCTGCTCTGGCTTTCGGCGCTGACCTGGGTCCTTGGCATTCTCGTCTACCGGCAAGCCGACACGATCCGGAAGCTCATGCGGCGGCTCGACGGTGCCATCGGCTGGACTGCCGATACCGTTTTCGATGCGGCAATGTTCGGTCTGATCCGTTTTTCGGGCGCAATGACGCGCTTTTTGCACAATGGGCGGCTCGAGGTTTATCTCGTGACCGTCTTCCT
This region includes:
- the mbhE gene encoding hydrogen gas-evolving membrane-bound hydrogenase subunit E — its product is MAPFLAAILAPMVCRLAGRLSGWVLAGVPAAIFAYLLGLAPAIIPGNTVAVGLDWVPEQGINLSFFVDGLSLVFALTISGVGALIVLYAASYLAGHAHRGRFLGFMLAFMGAMLGLVLSDSLLCLFVFWELTSITSFLLIGFDHTRQAARRGAIQALVITNIGGMFLLAGSVLVHQIAGFWELSALRATGDLMRDHALYGLVLLCFVGAAFTKSAQFPLHFWLPNAMEAPTPVSAFLHSATMVQAGVYLLARMTPVLGGTESWGLILVSFGSVTLIWGALGALKQTDLKQILAQTTIASLGLLVVLIGLGSEAAIAGMVVYFVAHAFYKAGLFMVAGAIDHETGTRDITALGGLADKMPVTFIGAALAALSMIGLPLTVGYFAKEEMYLGLMSGDAASLLVLAILVAGNAMLAAIALIVMIRPFLGPVVPTPRSAHEAPLPMLVGPIVLGGAGIVAGVLPDWLGHDVLVPAASAILGTAVESHLTLALDVTSLLLWLSALTWVLGILVYRQADTIRKLMRRLDGAIGWTADTVFDAAMFGLIRFSGAMTRFLHNGRLEVYLVTVFLALGVALFGPMLAWGGLDWIMPNADLGNWSARLAWPQMQPYEWGVVVLAIAGLLALLMAPTRLIAILSMGVQGAALALIFLLFGAPDLAFTQLMVEVLSVVILTFVMSRLRLSDRDPRPFEDWARDGTLAIVCGAGVSLLLMLVLNGTLNTRLSDLFTATSVPIAHGHNIVNVILVDYRGFDTLGEISVVMGAGMAILALLRRRKPAVPLAAEPPAKPARRRRARKVAP
- a CDS encoding S9 family peptidase, which encodes MTQAKPPVAKIVAHSHTHHSIERDDPYAWLRAENWQEVMQKPETLDSEIRAYLDAENDYYESQFGQKTADLQDQIYKEIRGRIKEDDSGVPSPDGPFAYNSRMLEGKQYPQIVRTPREGGAEAVLLDCNIEAGEGYFGFAGASHDPSHTILAWAADRAGSEYYDIVLRDLETGADSDDVIRETAGSYVWSNDSRSIYYTEYDDNHRPYRIRRHDLGTPQDADPIIYEEKDPGFFVGVGKTLSGRFIIIDAHDHQTSEVYLIDANKGGAPRLVAPRLIDREYEVDEREGVLYIRTNAEGAEDYKIVTVSAEEPGANGWQDLVPHREGVLILDVALLRNHMLRLEREDGLPRIVARDLRTGREAIVGFKEEAYSLGMSTGYEFDTSVFRLSYSSPTTPSQVYDVDLDSGQRTLLKTQEVPSGHDPDHYETRRLFATAADGELVPVTVLYRKNLVLDGSNPTLLYGYGAYGMSMPAAFSVSILSLVDRGFIHATAHIRGGMEKGYRWYRQGRREHKTNTFTDFIAAAEMLIDQGYTAKGKIVAQGGSAGGMLMGAIANMRPDLWGGIIAQVPFVDVLNTMLDDTLPLTPPEWPEWGNPITSAIDYERIAAYAPYETVSAQAYPPILALAGLTDPRVTYWEPAKWVAKLRATKTGDAPLYLKTNMGAGHAGASGRFDRLKETAQCYAFAIKSAGLDA